A stretch of Vigna angularis cultivar LongXiaoDou No.4 chromosome 4, ASM1680809v1, whole genome shotgun sequence DNA encodes these proteins:
- the LOC128196188 gene encoding uncharacterized protein LOC128196188 yields the protein MDLVGPSKICLGKNQRPMGGVTPAKKVQIHDPQKEKPTKAAPFEALLARKSSPIVGSGGIPCVNDDGKQFTIKKYDKSIQQSLNLDCKFLPCSITTWRGQFQILHTAAPSKFYDGFEAQPPFIVNGKAFAFSREMPSVLQLESGPALKVLIDIFQDDSPKLQDIALYFFPSEQTERSRMNLNSILKLMKDEKTMLRSYINGVELLMFTSNQLGMDSRGAIAAINDGHFLWGLFRKRKIDKTIERVPKLEPLDMDFDMSGGKDAMGRTCHLGLVTPKLEFDNNLGVPPGFEE from the exons ATGGATCTTGTAGGACCATCAAAGATATGTTTAGGAAAAAACCAGCGACCAATGGGTGGAGTGACACCTGCTAAAAAAGTTCAAATCCATGATCCTCAGAAAGAGAAGCCTACAAAAGCGGCACCTTTTGAAGCTTTACTCGCAAGAAAATCTTCCCCTATTGTCGGCTCAG GTGGTATCCCTTGTGTTAATGATGACGGTAAACAGTTCACcattaaaaaatatgacaaGAGTATTCAGCAAAGCTTAAACCTTGATTGTAAATTTTTACCGTGTTCAATTACTACTTGGAG GGGTCAATTCCAAATTCTTCATACTGCTGCACCTAGCAAGTTTTATGATGGGTTTGAAGCCCAACCACCATTCATTGTTAATGGGAAAGCATTTGCATTTTCGAGAGAAATGCCATCGGTTCTTCAATTGGAGTCCGGTCCTGCTTTGAAGGTCTTGATTGACATATTCCAAGATGATTCTCCTAAGCTTCAGGATATTGCACTGTACTTCTTTCCATCAGAACAAACTGAGAG GTCAAGAATGAACCTGAATAGTATATTGAAGCTTATGAAAGATGAAAAAACAATGCTGAGAAGTTATATTAATGGAGTGGAGTTGCTGATGTTTACCTCAAATCAACTTGGCATGGACTCAAGGG GTGCTATTGCTGCAATAAACGATGGACATTTCCTGTGGGGATTATTTCGCAAAAGGAAAATTGATAAAACTATTGAAAGAGTACCTAAATTGGAGCCACTTGATATGGACTTTGATATGTCTGGAGGGAAGGATGCGATGGGAAGAACTTGTCACCTTGGACTAGTTACACCCAAATTGGAGTTTGATAACAATCTGGGTGTTCCTCCAGGCTTTGAAGAATAA